A section of the Oryza sativa Japonica Group chromosome 1, ASM3414082v1 genome encodes:
- the LOC107280870 gene encoding uncharacterized protein produces the protein MLLDTMQVSTYARYLKDILNNKRPLPTTEVVKLTEECSKAILHKLPEKKKDPRCPTITCLIGTQKFDQAFCDLGASVSIMPKEVFDKLNFTVLAPTPMRLQLANSSIHYPAGIAEDVPVKIRDFFISVDFVVLDMDSDKDTPLILGRPFLSTAKANIDVGTGSIHLRINEKEEKFEFQQRTEQ, from the coding sequence ATGCTATTGGATACTATGCAAGTGTCCACCTATGCACGTTACCTCAAGGATATCCTCAACAACAAACGGCCACTACCAACAACCGAGGTGGTCAAGCTAACGGAGGAGTGCAGCAAAGccatactccacaagctcccggaaaagaagaaagaCCCGAGGTGTCCCACGATCACCTGCTTGATCGGGACACAAAAATTCGACCAAGCCTTCTGCGACCTTGGAGCCAGCGTGAGCATCATGCCCAAGGAAGTCTTCGACAAGCTCAAtttcacggtgttggcaccaacaccgatgcgcctGCAGCTGGCCAACTCGTCGATCCATTACCCGGCTgggatagcggaggatgtgccggttaagatacgggatttcttcatctCAGTTGACTTTGTGGTGCTAGACATGGATTCAGACAAGGATACACCGCTCATCTTGGGGCgtccgttccttagcaccgcgaaggccaacattgacgtgggaacGGGTAGTATCCATCTCCGTATCAACGAGAAggaggaaaagtttgagttCCAGCAGAGGACCGAACAATGA